Proteins from a single region of Psychrobacter cryohalolentis K5:
- a CDS encoding helix-turn-helix domain-containing protein: MKYDIDFKLGVIAYYQQGHSGLATAKHFNINDKDVFKWVNQYLKDGILAIKPKTSKAIYSSEFKLQVLTTMAGEGLSQSQAALRFNISSPVLISVWRTAYARHGMLGLTAKAKGRPTVKHPYLTDKPDHEKSIEEIKRENEYLRAENAYLKKLDALLKERKANQTKQGSSKD, translated from the coding sequence ATGAAGTATGACATCGACTTTAAACTAGGGGTGATAGCCTATTATCAACAAGGACATTCAGGCCTTGCTACCGCAAAGCATTTTAATATTAATGATAAAGATGTTTTTAAGTGGGTAAACCAGTATTTAAAAGACGGTATACTTGCAATCAAACCTAAAACTAGCAAAGCCATCTACAGTAGCGAGTTCAAGCTTCAAGTCCTGACTACAATGGCAGGTGAAGGTTTAAGTCAATCGCAAGCCGCCTTGAGGTTTAACATTAGCTCACCTGTGCTGATTAGTGTATGGCGCACAGCCTATGCCCGTCATGGTATGCTAGGCTTAACTGCCAAAGCTAAAGGACGACCCACTGTGAAGCACCCTTATCTCACTGACAAACCTGATCATGAAAAGAGTATAGAAGAGATCAAACGCGAGAATGAGTATCTACGCGCGGAGAACGCCTATTTAAAAAAGCTCGATGCCTTGCTCAAAGAGAGGAAAGCCAATCAGACAAAGCAAGGCTCGTCAAAGGACTAA
- the tsf gene encoding translation elongation factor Ts, whose protein sequence is MSEVKVSAKMVKELRDRTGLGMMECKKALEESNGDVETAIDNLRKSGQAKAAKKAGNIAADGAIIIAQGDSKAFLLEVNCQTDFVAKDENFAAFAETVANLALENNVTDVAAIAELPYGNGQTVEEARVSLVQKIGENIQIRRVEVLEGANIAAYRHGLRIGVVVSYEGGSAETGKNLAMHIAAFNPVAVADEDVAADLLAREKDIIEAKARESGKPDNIVEKMIEGGLRKYLEEVTLLRQPYVMDNEKKVGDVLKAEGVKVLGFKRLEVGEGIEKKQEDFAAEVAATQALANK, encoded by the coding sequence ATGTCAGAAGTAAAAGTATCTGCCAAAATGGTAAAAGAATTGCGTGACCGTACTGGTCTTGGCATGATGGAATGTAAAAAAGCGTTAGAAGAATCAAACGGTGATGTCGAAACTGCCATTGATAACCTACGTAAATCTGGTCAAGCAAAAGCGGCTAAAAAAGCGGGTAACATCGCAGCTGACGGCGCTATCATCATCGCTCAAGGCGACAGCAAAGCATTCTTGCTAGAAGTGAACTGCCAAACTGACTTCGTTGCAAAAGATGAAAACTTCGCAGCCTTTGCAGAAACAGTTGCAAACCTTGCATTAGAAAACAATGTGACTGACGTAGCTGCTATCGCTGAATTGCCATATGGCAATGGTCAAACAGTTGAAGAAGCACGTGTATCTCTAGTACAAAAAATCGGTGAGAATATCCAAATCCGCCGTGTTGAAGTACTTGAAGGCGCTAACATTGCTGCATACCGCCATGGTCTACGTATCGGCGTAGTGGTATCTTATGAAGGCGGCAGTGCAGAAACTGGTAAAAATCTTGCTATGCACATCGCTGCGTTCAACCCAGTTGCTGTTGCTGATGAAGACGTCGCTGCTGATCTATTAGCGCGCGAAAAAGACATCATTGAAGCAAAAGCACGTGAGTCTGGCAAGCCTGACAACATCGTTGAAAAAATGATCGAAGGTGGTCTACGTAAGTACCTAGAAGAAGTTACTTTATTACGTCAGCCATACGTTATGGACAATGAGAAAAAAGTTGGTGACGTACTAAAAGCTGAAGGCGTAAAAGTACTTGGTTTCAAACGTCTAGAAGTCGGTGAAGGCATTGAGAAAAAGCAAGAAGACTTCGCTGCTGAAGTTGCTGCTACTCAAGCACTAGCTAACAAGTAA
- a CDS encoding LrgB family protein has protein sequence MSFDNVFVATFTAILLTLAAHVIARILARKLSWLPMVITALVLVVIFLFIFQWDYNHYYAVAKPVFDHLLGYVTVLLAIPLAAMNFKGLPIKKLVLIVAMASLIGALLPMSLAYLFSLSHDTILAFASRSVTTPIGLSIADLIKAPLAMANLIIIVSGLIGGTLARFLFIGIEDDRAKGLALGLVAHAFGTVEAWQISHTAGRYAAFGLAVNGLVTAVWVPIFITALSA, from the coding sequence ATGAGTTTTGATAATGTGTTTGTGGCAACCTTTACCGCGATATTACTGACTTTAGCAGCCCATGTAATTGCTCGCATATTGGCACGCAAACTTTCATGGTTACCGATGGTCATTACCGCACTAGTATTGGTCGTTATATTTCTATTCATTTTCCAATGGGATTACAATCATTATTATGCCGTAGCCAAACCCGTTTTTGACCATCTATTAGGTTATGTCACTGTCTTATTGGCAATACCTTTGGCTGCCATGAATTTCAAAGGTTTACCTATCAAGAAACTTGTCTTAATTGTGGCGATGGCGAGTTTGATTGGCGCATTATTACCGATGTCATTAGCCTATCTATTTTCACTCAGTCACGATACGATATTAGCATTTGCCAGTCGTTCAGTGACCACGCCGATTGGTCTGAGCATCGCAGATTTAATCAAAGCACCTCTAGCGATGGCAAACCTGATTATTATCGTTTCAGGCCTCATTGGCGGGACATTAGCGCGTTTCTTATTTATTGGCATTGAAGATGACCGTGCTAAAGGCTTAGCGCTTGGCTTAGTTGCTCATGCGTTCGGCACCGTAGAAGCATGGCAAATCAGTCATACAGCGGGCAGATATGCCGCGTTTGGCTTGGCAGTGAATGGTTTGGTCACTGCTGTCTGGGTACCTATATTTATCACAGCACTGTCTGCTTAA
- a CDS encoding lytic transglycosylase domain-containing protein: MINVAPFITRCLSPVLLTAVALSSLPIAAQAGNMYIYKDKGGQVLLTNVNPSGNFDKFTKKVKVTYYKDSSLYDGGSSSNSNDYGSSSASSSGTRNSYDSYILASAQRHGVDPGLMKAMMHTESAFNPNARSPVGAQGLMQLMPATARRFKVSNPWNPADNIEGSAKYIAWLMRRFNNNVEFAVAGYNAGEGNVDKYNGIPPFKETRNYVKSVMSRYHSLYKNDSGLSGNTMNANNSNTANTSNGGGMQNVSYGTSSNSNSASYANSAYLALR, translated from the coding sequence ATGATAAATGTTGCACCTTTCATAACCCGCTGCTTGTCTCCCGTTTTACTCACCGCCGTTGCCCTATCTAGCCTACCTATCGCTGCTCAAGCAGGCAATATGTATATCTATAAAGACAAAGGCGGACAAGTACTTCTCACCAACGTCAATCCCAGTGGTAATTTTGATAAATTTACTAAAAAAGTAAAAGTCACTTATTATAAAGATTCTAGTCTGTATGATGGTGGTAGCAGCAGTAATAGCAATGACTATGGGAGCAGCTCTGCAAGCAGCAGCGGTACTCGTAACTCTTATGATAGCTATATTCTGGCTTCAGCGCAGCGCCACGGTGTCGATCCAGGACTTATGAAAGCCATGATGCATACTGAGTCAGCCTTTAATCCCAATGCTCGCTCACCAGTCGGTGCGCAGGGTTTAATGCAGCTGATGCCAGCTACAGCACGTCGATTTAAAGTGAGCAATCCTTGGAATCCTGCTGATAATATTGAAGGTTCTGCCAAATATATCGCTTGGCTGATGCGCCGCTTTAACAACAACGTCGAGTTTGCGGTCGCGGGTTATAATGCAGGTGAAGGTAACGTCGATAAATATAATGGCATTCCACCGTTTAAAGAAACGCGTAACTATGTCAAAAGTGTGATGAGCCGATATCATAGCCTGTATAAAAACGATTCAGGGCTATCTGGTAATACGATGAATGCTAATAATAGCAATACTGCCAATACCAGTAATGGCGGTGGCATGCAAAACGTTAGTTATGGCACGAGTAGCAACAGTAATAGCGCAAGCTATGCCAACTCTGCTTATTTGGCATTGCGTTAA